The following are from one region of the Flavobacteriaceae bacterium UJ101 genome:
- a CDS encoding dolichyl-phosphate beta-D-mannosyltransferase (Involved in O antigen modification. Catalyzes the transfer of the glucose residue from UDP-glucose to a lipid carrier (By similarity); Belongs to the glycosyltransferase 2 family. GtrB subfamily.; KEGG: vcx:VAA049_3442 dolichol-phosphate mannosyltransferase): MKISIVSPVYKAESILEELVSRINEAVSEITDDYEIILPEDGSPDKSWEKIKEITNKESKVKGIKLSRNFGQHPTIIAGLSYATGEWIVVMDCDLQDNPQEIKRLYRKAIKEKYDIVLAKRKERKHGFFKRMSSKVFYSVFSYMTNTKQDSTIANFGIYSKDTINAILNLNDYKKMFPLMIRWIGFKVGELEVIHGERFEGTTSYSFVRLVNLAVDSILSFSDKPLRLIVSLGLGMSIFSLLIGVIVFIKFLLGGINQPGYTSLMLSIWFLSSIVITLLGVIGIYIGRLFEESKGRPVFIVKEKINF; the protein is encoded by the coding sequence ATGAAAATATCAATTGTCAGTCCAGTTTATAAAGCAGAAAGTATTTTAGAAGAATTAGTTTCAAGAATAAATGAAGCTGTTTCAGAAATCACGGATGATTATGAAATAATTTTACCAGAAGACGGGAGTCCTGATAAATCTTGGGAAAAAATTAAAGAAATAACTAATAAAGAGTCTAAAGTAAAAGGAATTAAATTAAGTCGTAATTTTGGACAACACCCTACAATTATAGCAGGATTATCATATGCTACAGGAGAATGGATAGTTGTAATGGATTGTGATTTACAAGATAATCCTCAAGAAATTAAAAGACTGTATAGAAAAGCTATAAAGGAGAAATATGATATTGTTTTAGCAAAAAGAAAAGAAAGAAAACACGGTTTTTTTAAGAGAATGTCATCAAAAGTTTTTTATAGCGTTTTTTCTTATATGACAAATACAAAACAAGATTCAACTATTGCTAATTTTGGTATTTATAGCAAAGATACTATAAATGCTATTCTTAATCTAAATGATTATAAAAAAATGTTTCCTTTGATGATTCGTTGGATAGGATTCAAAGTTGGAGAATTAGAAGTCATTCATGGGGAGAGATTTGAAGGAACCACTTCTTATAGCTTTGTAAGATTAGTAAATTTAGCAGTAGATTCTATTCTTTCTTTTTCCGATAAACCATTACGATTAATTGTATCGTTAGGATTGGGGATGTCAATTTTTTCATTATTAATAGGTGTTATAGTATTCATTAAATTTCTGTTAGGAGGAATTAATCAACCAGGTTATACTAGTTTAATGCTTTCAATATGGTTTTTATCAAGTATCGTTATAACATT
- the rffC|wecD gene encoding dTDP-4-amino-4,6-dideoxy-D-galactose acyltransferase (Contains 1 N-acetyltransferase domain.; KEGG: pprc:PFLCHA0_c21920 dTDP-4-amino-4,6-dideoxy-D-galactose acyltransferase), whose translation MIERLDWDSNFFKINIGKKKVLKSLFYSSFNIEEDWDLIYIFDESDKQEQNRKFIKEKFNIDVIDVKRIYRINNLLKVELEDKYIVEEKNISNDLITLVYKSGEFSRFKLDFNLRYKFEEMYSVWLNHYFKGSENKKIYVWKEKNIILGFIAFTVNKDKGIIDLIAVKDEARNKGIASSLIKRVQKYLYTNKILELTVATQRDNIPACKLYEKNLFTSFEDTYIYHYWIKK comes from the coding sequence ATGATTGAAAGATTAGATTGGGATAGTAATTTCTTCAAAATTAATATAGGAAAGAAAAAAGTTCTTAAATCACTATTTTATAGTAGTTTTAATATTGAAGAGGATTGGGATTTAATTTATATTTTTGATGAGTCAGATAAACAAGAGCAAAATAGAAAATTTATAAAAGAAAAATTTAATATAGATGTAATTGATGTAAAAAGAATTTATAGAATTAATAATTTATTAAAAGTAGAACTAGAAGATAAATATATTGTTGAAGAGAAAAATATTTCTAATGATTTGATTACTTTGGTTTATAAAAGTGGTGAATTTTCAAGGTTTAAATTAGATTTTAATCTTCGATATAAATTTGAAGAAATGTATAGTGTGTGGTTGAATCATTATTTTAAAGGAAGTGAAAATAAGAAAATATATGTATGGAAAGAAAAGAATATTATTCTAGGGTTTATAGCTTTTACTGTAAATAAAGATAAAGGAATTATTGATTTGATAGCAGTAAAAGATGAAGCACGAAATAAAGGAATAGCTTCTTCTTTAATAAAAAGGGTTCAAAAATATTTATACACGAATAAAATACTTGAACTAACAGTAGCAACACAGAGAGATAATATTCCTGCATGCAAGTTATATGAGAAGAATTTATTTACATCTTTTGAGGACACATACATATATCATTATTGGATAAAAAAATAA